The Methanosarcina acetivorans C2A genome includes the window GGTCTATGAGATTCGGGGCGACCTGTACTGAGACGTCAGACGGCAGGACATGTCTGGCAAGAACTACCGCATCCATCATTTCTTCCACTGTGGGTTCCGGGAAAGATTCCATGGGCGTCCCGGGCTTCGGGGCGAAGTTCTGAATGATTACTTCCTGAATATGCCCGTACTCCCTGTGCAGGGATGTGATTGCTTCGAGAGACTCGATTCTGTCCTCCCTGCTCTCCCCTATCCCTATGAGAAGACCGCTTGTGTATGGAATCTGAAGTTTTCCGGCTTCCCGGATTGTCTCAAGCCTGCGTTCCGGAATTTTTCCGGGGCAGTCTTTATGGGCTTCCAGGCTTGCCGTGCTCTCAAGCATCAGCCCCATACTCGCATTCAGGGGTTTTAAGGCTTCAAGTTCGGAACGGGTCATAACTCCCGCATTCGTATGAGGAAGAATCCCTGTCTCGATTGCAGTTTCGCAAAGGAATAGGAGATAATCAAGTGTTGAGGAATAACCGATTTCATCAAG containing:
- the cofG gene encoding 7,8-didemethyl-8-hydroxy-5-deazariboflavin synthase subunit CofG, with translation MEKASFVTFSKNVFIPVTNICRNRCGYCGFRREPGQPGARLMKPAEVISILKNGVRAGCTEVLFTFGEYAEEMPGYNLMLDEIGYSSTLDYLLFLCETAIETGILPHTNAGVMTRSELEALKPLNASMGLMLESTASLEAHKDCPGKIPERRLETIREAGKLQIPYTSGLLIGIGESREDRIESLEAITSLHREYGHIQEVIIQNFAPKPGTPMESFPEPTVEEMMDAVVLARHVLPSDVSVQVAPNLIDPKALIGKGVTDLGGISPLTIDWINPEAEWPDVRDLQKKLGDIPLRERLPVYPQYVKRGWYSERIGSLIERLSDNEGYRKQPAIENAEDLEK